The following proteins are co-located in the Shouchella hunanensis genome:
- a CDS encoding EthD family reductase, whose amino-acid sequence MAKLVALYKQPEDKRAFDDHYFNVHAPLTEKIPGLTEMKVTTFTGTPMGKESPYYLMCEMTYNSMDDLKKGMGSDEGKASGKDLMSFAGNLVTLMISEEQ is encoded by the coding sequence ATGGCAAAATTAGTAGCATTATACAAGCAACCTGAAGATAAACGAGCATTTGATGATCACTATTTTAATGTGCATGCCCCTTTAACAGAAAAGATTCCTGGTTTAACAGAAATGAAGGTCACTACATTTACGGGTACCCCGATGGGAAAAGAGTCTCCTTATTATCTAATGTGCGAGATGACTTACAACAGTATGGATGATTTAAAAAAAGGAATGGGCTCTGATGAAGGGAAGGCATCTGGAAAAGATTTAATGTCTTTTGCTGGAAACCTTGTCACATTAATGATTAGTGAGGAACAATAA